In Blautia sp. SC05B48, a single genomic region encodes these proteins:
- the sdaAA gene encoding L-serine ammonia-lyase, iron-sulfur-dependent, subunit alpha: MDFKNAKELLALCQKKKLPISEVMRQREILLGETTAEIVDQRMDRVLEIMKDAAFSPIKDPVISMGGLIGGEARKLCEFHDLGKSLCGNVLGKGITYAMATLETNASMGLIVASPTAGSAGIVPGMMLALQEVYGFSDKKIRQALFNAGAIGYLAMRNATVAGAVGGCQAEVGIASAMAASAAVELLGGTPLQCTYAASTVLMNMLGLVCDPVGGLVEYPCQNRNAAGVSNALIAAEMSLAGIPQFIPLDEMIDAMYTVGKKLPAELRETALGGCAATPSACEKCHLCS; encoded by the coding sequence ATGGATTTCAAAAATGCCAAGGAACTTCTTGCTCTCTGCCAGAAAAAAAAGCTTCCGATTTCCGAAGTAATGCGCCAGCGTGAGATCCTTCTCGGTGAAACCACTGCTGAAATCGTGGACCAGCGCATGGACCGTGTTCTGGAGATCATGAAGGACGCTGCTTTTTCCCCCATCAAAGATCCGGTGATATCTATGGGCGGACTGATCGGCGGTGAAGCCCGAAAGCTCTGCGAATTTCATGACCTGGGAAAAAGCCTGTGCGGAAATGTTCTCGGAAAGGGAATCACCTACGCTATGGCAACCCTTGAGACCAACGCTTCCATGGGACTTATCGTTGCCTCTCCTACTGCCGGCAGTGCCGGGATCGTTCCCGGAATGATGCTTGCTCTTCAGGAGGTCTACGGCTTTTCCGATAAAAAAATCCGCCAGGCACTATTTAATGCAGGCGCGATCGGCTATCTTGCCATGCGTAATGCAACAGTTGCCGGTGCGGTTGGCGGATGTCAGGCTGAGGTCGGAATCGCTTCTGCAATGGCTGCTTCCGCTGCTGTGGAACTTCTTGGCGGTACACCTCTTCAGTGTACTTATGCTGCTTCCACGGTTCTTATGAACATGCTTGGACTTGTGTGCGACCCTGTAGGCGGCCTGGTGGAATATCCCTGCCAGAACCGTAACGCAGCCGGTGTTTCCAATGCCCTGATCGCAGCGGAAATGTCACTGGCCGGTATCCCCCAGTTCATCCCTCTGGATGAGATGATCGATGCCATGTATACTGTGGGCAAAAAACTTCCTGCAGAGCTTCGTGAGACTGCTCTTGGCGGATGCGCAGCCACGCCGTCTGCCTGTGAGAAATGTCATCTTTGCAGCTGA
- a CDS encoding dicarboxylate/amino acid:cation symporter: MEKKKIKIGLVPKLIIAIIIGILFGQFLPEGFCRFVVTLSGFFSTFLKFVIPLMILAYVTMGIADLSQGAGKLLLITVALAYGSTLIAGSASYLVSSSLFPHFMSEGALDQIAATADASLTPFFSITLEPVMDTLSAVALAFVMGLCLSSMRGKEMGNSLYNGMSDFSKIIDKVLHTIIIPLLPLYICGTFTDMTISGKTFAILSILWKVFLVVIIMHLICITIQFVIAGTVSKKNPFTLIKNQIPGYTTALGTQSSAATIPVNLECAKKDGVCEQIRNFVVPLCANIHMAGSMITITACATAVCLMNQLPISLGIIVPFIMTLGVAMVASPGAPGGSIMTALPFLYMVFGAEAGDPDGAICAIMVALYITQDSFGTACNVSGDNAIGVIVDTIYKKFIVKTPQEN; this comes from the coding sequence ATGGAAAAGAAAAAAATCAAGATCGGACTTGTGCCGAAGCTGATCATTGCCATCATCATAGGTATCCTGTTCGGCCAGTTCCTTCCGGAAGGCTTCTGTCGCTTTGTTGTAACCCTTTCCGGATTTTTCAGTACCTTTCTGAAATTCGTCATCCCGCTGATGATCCTTGCCTATGTGACCATGGGTATTGCGGATCTTTCACAGGGTGCAGGGAAGCTTCTCCTGATCACAGTGGCTCTGGCTTATGGCTCCACTCTGATCGCAGGTTCCGCATCCTATCTGGTATCATCCAGCCTGTTCCCGCACTTTATGAGTGAAGGTGCACTGGATCAGATCGCAGCTACCGCAGACGCATCCCTGACACCATTTTTCTCCATCACACTGGAGCCGGTCATGGATACTCTTTCTGCTGTTGCCCTTGCCTTTGTCATGGGACTGTGCCTCTCTTCCATGCGTGGAAAAGAAATGGGAAACAGCCTTTATAACGGAATGAGTGACTTTTCCAAGATCATTGACAAGGTCCTTCATACCATTATCATCCCGCTGCTTCCGCTTTACATCTGCGGAACCTTCACAGATATGACTATTTCCGGAAAAACCTTTGCCATCTTAAGCATCCTCTGGAAGGTATTCCTTGTTGTTATCATCATGCACCTGATCTGCATTACGATCCAGTTTGTGATCGCAGGTACTGTCAGCAAAAAGAATCCTTTCACTCTGATCAAAAATCAGATCCCGGGATACACAACCGCGCTGGGAACCCAGTCTTCCGCAGCTACCATCCCGGTCAATCTGGAATGTGCCAAAAAAGACGGCGTGTGCGAGCAGATCCGCAACTTCGTAGTACCGCTCTGTGCAAACATCCACATGGCCGGTTCCATGATCACCATCACAGCCTGTGCTACTGCAGTCTGCCTTATGAACCAGCTGCCCATCAGTCTTGGGATCATCGTTCCGTTCATCATGACTCTCGGTGTTGCCATGGTTGCATCTCCCGGTGCTCCCGGTGGTTCCATCATGACTGCCCTTCCATTCCTTTACATGGTATTCGGAGCGGAAGCCGGTGATCCGGACGGTGCAATCTGCGCGATCATGGTTGCCCTTTATATCACACAGGATTCCTTTGGAACAGCCTGCAATGTATCCGGTGACAATGCTATCGGCGTGATCGTTGACACTATTTATAAGAAATTTATTGTAAAAACACCACAGGAGAATTAA
- the glgP gene encoding glycogen/starch/alpha-glucan family phosphorylase, with amino-acid sequence METLSKVFEDKYNKNVKDCTNEEIYHGLLSWTKEQLKGRGYQEGKKKIYYISAEFLIGKLLSNNLINLGVYDEVAKYLKENGKELSMIEEIEPEPSLGNGGLGRLAACFLDSIATLGLPGEGIGLNYHLGLFKQEFKDHLQFETPNPWIQPESWLTDAGVSYYVPFKGFMLKSTLYDIDVAGYENKAIKLRLFDIDIADESIVGEGISFDKKDLLHNLTLFLYPDDSDDAGRKLRIYQQYFMVSNAAQLILDEATAKGCNLHDLADYAVIQINDTHPSMVIPELIRLLTERGIEFEEACEIVSHVCAYTNHTILAEALEKWPISYLEEVVPHLMPIIRKLDERIKAKYPQENLAIIDKNDLVHMAHMDIHYGFSINGVASLHTDILKETELHQFYEIYPEKFNNKTNGITFRRWLLHCNHPLTEYITSMIGDGFRKDSFELDKMLDFKGNQDVLANILKIKQDAKKRCAEFIKANTGEEINTHSVYDIQIKRLHEYKRQQLNALYIIDRYLKIKAGEKPQRPVTFIFGAKAAPAYVIAKDIIHLILCLQELINNDPEVSPYMKVVMVENYNVSAAEKLIPACDISEQISLASKEASGTGNMKFMLNGAVTLGTMDGANVEISQLVGKDNIYIFGESSEQVIEHYEKADYCSRDFYEKDERIRRAVDFIVGNELLSIGSEEHLRRLHHEIVSKDWFMTLLDFEDYAKVKDQALSDYEDRTAWAEKMLVNIGKAGYFSSDRTIEEYNRDIWHLTAEK; translated from the coding sequence ATGGAAACATTAAGCAAAGTATTTGAAGACAAATATAACAAAAATGTAAAAGATTGTACAAACGAGGAAATCTATCACGGACTTCTCTCCTGGACAAAGGAGCAGCTGAAGGGCCGCGGCTACCAGGAAGGAAAAAAGAAAATTTATTATATTTCCGCAGAGTTCCTTATCGGTAAGCTTCTTTCCAACAACCTGATCAATCTGGGCGTTTACGATGAAGTTGCGAAATATCTTAAAGAAAACGGAAAAGAGCTTTCCATGATCGAGGAGATCGAGCCGGAGCCATCTCTCGGAAATGGCGGACTTGGCCGTCTGGCAGCTTGCTTCCTGGATTCCATCGCAACTCTGGGACTTCCGGGAGAAGGAATCGGACTTAATTATCACCTCGGACTTTTCAAACAGGAGTTTAAGGATCATCTTCAGTTTGAGACACCGAATCCGTGGATCCAGCCGGAGAGCTGGCTTACAGATGCAGGCGTTTCCTATTACGTGCCGTTTAAGGGCTTTATGCTGAAATCCACACTGTATGATATTGACGTGGCAGGCTATGAGAACAAAGCGATCAAGCTTCGCCTTTTTGATATTGATATTGCAGATGAGAGCATTGTAGGCGAGGGAATCTCCTTTGATAAGAAGGATCTGCTCCACAACCTGACACTGTTCCTGTATCCGGATGACAGCGATGACGCAGGAAGAAAGCTTCGTATTTATCAGCAGTACTTCATGGTAAGCAATGCGGCACAGCTGATTCTGGATGAGGCAACAGCAAAAGGCTGCAATCTTCATGACCTTGCCGATTATGCAGTGATCCAGATCAACGATACACATCCGAGTATGGTAATTCCGGAACTTATCCGTCTTCTCACAGAGCGTGGGATCGAGTTTGAGGAGGCATGCGAGATCGTATCTCATGTATGCGCTTATACCAACCATACCATTCTTGCAGAGGCACTTGAGAAATGGCCGATCTCTTATCTTGAGGAGGTTGTTCCGCACCTGATGCCGATCATCCGCAAGCTGGACGAGCGTATCAAAGCAAAATATCCGCAGGAAAATCTTGCCATCATCGACAAGAACGACCTGGTCCACATGGCACATATGGACATCCACTACGGATTTTCCATCAACGGTGTTGCATCCCTTCATACCGATATCCTGAAGGAGACAGAGCTTCATCAGTTCTATGAGATCTATCCGGAGAAATTCAATAACAAGACAAACGGAATTACCTTCCGCAGATGGCTCCTTCACTGCAACCATCCGCTGACTGAGTACATCACATCCATGATCGGTGACGGCTTCCGCAAGGATTCTTTTGAGCTTGACAAGATGCTTGACTTCAAAGGAAACCAGGATGTTCTTGCAAATATCTTGAAGATCAAACAGGATGCAAAGAAGAGATGTGCAGAGTTTATCAAAGCCAACACAGGAGAGGAAATCAATACTCACAGTGTTTATGATATCCAGATCAAACGTCTTCATGAGTACAAACGTCAGCAGCTGAATGCACTTTACATCATTGACCGTTATCTGAAGATCAAAGCAGGCGAGAAGCCGCAGCGCCCGGTAACTTTCATTTTCGGTGCAAAAGCAGCTCCTGCATACGTTATCGCAAAGGACATTATCCACCTGATTCTCTGCTTACAGGAGCTTATCAACAATGATCCGGAGGTTTCTCCATACATGAAGGTTGTTATGGTGGAAAACTACAACGTAAGTGCAGCAGAGAAGCTGATCCCTGCCTGCGATATCTCCGAGCAGATCTCTCTTGCTTCCAAAGAGGCCAGCGGAACAGGAAACATGAAATTTATGCTTAACGGTGCTGTGACACTTGGTACTATGGATGGTGCAAATGTGGAGATCAGCCAGCTGGTAGGTAAGGATAATATCTATATCTTCGGTGAGTCCAGTGAGCAGGTTATCGAACACTATGAAAAGGCAGATTACTGCTCCAGAGATTTCTATGAAAAAGACGAGCGCATCCGTCGTGCAGTAGACTTTATCGTAGGAAACGAACTTCTTTCTATTGGAAGTGAAGAGCATTTAAGAAGACTGCATCATGAGATCGTAAGCAAAGACTGGTTCATGACTCTTCTTGACTTCGAGGATTATGCGAAGGTGAAAGATCAGGCACTGTCCGATTATGAGGACAGAACCGCATGGGCAGAAAAAATGCTTGTAAACATCGGAAAAGCAGGATACTTTTCTTCAGACAGAACTATCGAGGAATACAACAGAGATATCTGGCATCTGACGGCGGAGAAATAA
- a CDS encoding AraC family transcriptional regulator: MPETDTSEKNPLHVSEVDDNLKELSPHGSFELPVETYMANCEIFHALYDHWHSEMEIMYIEKGSGFARLNRESIRLKKGDILIVNCGVLHSMRTDLKKPLYYKSVVFSLGFLAGQPGDICQECVVSPLIENKAEFCHHIEEGDSGYEKLREIFLEIHDCHTEKKPYFYVKLKMLFFDFFYEMLTKHYIIPVSTEQNKSLAAVKEVLDHISLHYQENLTVSELSGLSNYSEYYFMKLFRQYTGKTLVEYINDFRMEKAKYLLTHSDAPVTEIAMEVGFNSTSYFIKKFQQSNKISPHKYRKSMRQT; encoded by the coding sequence ATGCCAGAAACAGACACATCCGAAAAAAATCCTCTTCACGTATCCGAAGTGGATGATAATTTAAAAGAATTAAGCCCTCACGGTTCCTTCGAGCTTCCGGTGGAAACCTATATGGCGAACTGTGAGATTTTTCATGCACTGTATGACCACTGGCACAGTGAGATGGAGATCATGTATATTGAAAAAGGCAGTGGCTTTGCCAGACTGAACCGGGAGAGCATCCGCCTGAAAAAGGGGGATATCCTGATCGTGAACTGTGGAGTTCTCCATAGTATGCGGACTGATCTTAAGAAGCCTCTTTATTATAAGAGTGTGGTTTTCAGCCTGGGCTTCCTTGCAGGTCAGCCGGGAGATATCTGCCAGGAATGTGTGGTATCACCATTAATAGAAAACAAGGCAGAATTCTGCCATCATATAGAAGAAGGAGATTCCGGATATGAGAAGCTTCGGGAAATTTTTCTGGAGATCCATGACTGTCATACGGAGAAAAAGCCATATTTTTATGTGAAGCTGAAAATGCTGTTCTTTGATTTCTTTTATGAGATGTTGACGAAGCATTATATTATCCCGGTAAGCACAGAGCAGAACAAGAGCCTTGCAGCAGTAAAGGAAGTGCTGGATCATATCAGCCTTCACTATCAGGAGAATCTTACCGTTTCAGAGCTTTCCGGACTTTCCAATTACAGTGAGTATTATTTTATGAAGCTTTTTCGCCAGTATACGGGAAAAACCCTGGTGGAGTACATCAATGACTTCCGTATGGAGAAGGCAAAGTATCTTCTTACACATTCCGATGCACCTGTGACGGAGATTGCCATGGAGGTGGGATTTAACAGTACAAGTTATTTTATAAAGAAATTTCAGCAGTCCAATAAGATTTCACCGCATAAGTACAGGAAGAGTATGAGACAGACCTGA
- the sdaAB gene encoding L-serine ammonia-lyase, iron-sulfur-dependent subunit beta: protein MSFISVFDVMGPNMIGPSSSHTAGAARIAFLAQKMITPPLKKVEFILYGSFARTYKGHGTDRALLGGIMGFSTDDMRIRNSFDIAREQGIDFSFTPNETETDVHPNTVDIHMVNDQGQEMTVRGESLGGGKVRIVEINHVKVDFTGEYSAIIVIHQDTPGVVAYITKCLSERNINIAFMRLFRESKGTTAYTIVESDGHLPEDIVESIHRNTNIHDVMVVQM, encoded by the coding sequence ATGTCTTTTATCAGTGTATTTGACGTTATGGGTCCCAACATGATCGGTCCTTCCAGTTCTCATACCGCAGGGGCTGCACGCATTGCTTTCCTTGCCCAGAAGATGATCACGCCGCCCCTGAAAAAAGTGGAATTCATCCTTTACGGTTCCTTCGCCAGAACATACAAGGGACACGGTACAGACCGTGCCCTCCTTGGCGGGATCATGGGCTTTTCCACAGATGACATGCGTATACGGAATTCTTTTGATATTGCCAGGGAACAGGGGATCGACTTTTCCTTTACTCCAAATGAAACAGAAACCGATGTCCATCCCAACACTGTCGATATCCACATGGTCAATGACCAGGGACAGGAAATGACAGTCCGGGGGGAATCGCTGGGCGGCGGCAAGGTCCGTATTGTGGAGATCAACCACGTGAAAGTGGATTTCACCGGCGAATACAGTGCCATCATCGTGATCCATCAGGATACTCCCGGTGTTGTGGCCTACATCACCAAATGCTTAAGTGAACGTAACATTAACATTGCCTTCATGCGCCTCTTCCGTGAATCCAAAGGAACCACAGCCTATACGATCGTGGAATCCGACGGTCATCTCCCGGAAGATATCGTAGAAAGCATTCACCGGAACACCAACATCCATGATGTCATGGTTGTTCAGATGTAG
- the nudC gene encoding NAD(+) diphosphatase produces the protein MIQDIAPHTYHNEYKPVAPDKESHILAYGEGNILMKKDGETITLPSFGELEGKVENLYENYIYLFSVDEEHFYLIPDLDTSLLPGYQFEIIRVLRTAEPQYLAFAGITGYQLFQWYSKRRFCGCCGQPMVHDKTERKMICPSCGNGEYPVLSPAVIVGVTNGDKLILSKYEGRSHTRYAMIAGFAEIGETIEETVHREVMEEIGVKVKNLRYYKSQPWSFSGTLLFGFYCDLDGDDTLTVDHNELSMASWFNREEIPDEGDNISLTKEMMMAFKHGKA, from the coding sequence ATGATCCAGGATATCGCACCACATACCTATCACAATGAGTACAAACCTGTGGCTCCGGATAAAGAAAGCCACATCCTCGCCTATGGAGAAGGAAATATCCTTATGAAAAAAGATGGCGAAACTATAACTCTTCCAAGCTTTGGAGAGCTGGAAGGAAAAGTTGAAAATCTCTATGAGAATTATATCTATCTCTTCTCTGTTGATGAAGAACATTTTTATCTGATCCCGGATCTGGATACCAGCCTTCTTCCCGGATATCAGTTTGAGATCATCCGTGTGCTTCGCACAGCAGAGCCTCAGTATCTGGCCTTTGCCGGAATCACCGGATATCAGCTTTTTCAGTGGTACAGCAAGCGTCGTTTCTGCGGTTGCTGCGGCCAGCCAATGGTACACGATAAGACAGAGCGCAAAATGATTTGTCCTTCCTGCGGAAACGGAGAATATCCGGTACTTTCCCCGGCTGTGATCGTTGGCGTTACCAATGGCGATAAGCTGATCCTTTCCAAATATGAGGGACGAAGCCACACACGTTATGCCATGATCGCCGGTTTTGCCGAGATTGGCGAGACTATTGAAGAAACTGTACACCGCGAAGTTATGGAGGAGATCGGCGTAAAGGTCAAAAATCTCCGCTACTACAAGAGCCAGCCATGGTCTTTCTCCGGCACTCTCCTGTTCGGCTTCTACTGTGACCTGGACGGCGACGACACTCTCACTGTAGACCACAACGAACTCTCCATGGCCTCCTGGTTCAACCGCGAGGAAATCCCGGATGAGGGTGATAATATCAGTCTTACCAAGGAAATGATGATGGCATTTAAGCATGGAAAGGCCTGA
- a CDS encoding TraX family protein, translating to MSTTEKPGLTRDAIKYLAIFTMLLNHIANVLLPENTILWEAFIDIGYFTAITMCYFLVEGFYYTHSRRKYGERLLIFAGISQVPYMMAFGNSQLNMIFTLFICFMILVVQERMMASKWRIPLLILLLLLSICSDWAILAPVFTIWFHEGWGNRKRMITAYGVGAILFALFNYSSYVEKMAAGPAMIHALLSALGIVASGIIILCFYNGKKSEKAPKFSKWFFYVFYPAHLLVLSIVRVII from the coding sequence ATGTCAACAACAGAAAAGCCGGGACTGACCCGAGATGCCATTAAATATCTGGCAATTTTTACCATGCTTCTGAATCATATCGCCAACGTGCTTTTGCCGGAAAACACGATCCTGTGGGAAGCGTTTATAGACATTGGCTACTTCACAGCCATTACCATGTGCTATTTTCTTGTGGAAGGTTTTTACTATACACATTCCCGGAGAAAATACGGTGAAAGACTTCTGATCTTTGCCGGGATCTCCCAGGTTCCCTATATGATGGCTTTTGGGAATTCACAGCTGAATATGATCTTTACTCTGTTTATCTGTTTTATGATCCTGGTTGTTCAGGAAAGGATGATGGCAAGTAAATGGAGAATTCCACTTTTGATCCTGCTCCTTCTACTATCCATTTGTTCGGACTGGGCGATTCTGGCACCGGTTTTTACCATCTGGTTCCATGAAGGCTGGGGGAACAGGAAGAGGATGATAACAGCGTACGGAGTCGGTGCTATCCTTTTTGCGCTGTTTAACTACAGCTCCTACGTGGAAAAAATGGCAGCCGGACCGGCAATGATCCATGCTCTGCTTTCGGCATTAGGGATCGTGGCGTCAGGAATCATCATCCTATGCTTCTATAATGGCAAAAAATCCGAAAAAGCACCGAAGTTTTCCAAATGGTTTTTCTATGTTTTTTATCCGGCACATCTGCTGGTACTGAGTATAGTCCGCGTTATAATATAG